DNA sequence from the Candidatus Planktophila sulfonica genome:
ACCTTTCGAAAAAGTCGAAGACCAGGAGAGAAGATTTTTCTCATCCTTTTGCGGTCTCTGACGGGTGATGTAAAGGTATTAGCGTGTTCAATAAATGGCGATACTTCTCAGTTAACGATTAGGTAACGCTTGGCGCTGATTTGGGCGTCCTCACGCGTGCGTGAGCGGGTAACCTTGCCTAATGCCCAGCCTTGCCGACCAGCTCGCAGCCGATATTCAGGCTGCCCTTGCCGAGGCATTTTCCAAGGGGCTTATCGAAGGTAGCGCCCCTGAAAGCATCACCCTCGAGCGCCCTAAGAATCGCGACCATGGCGATTACGCCACTTCTATTGCGCTCCAGTTAGCGAAGGCGGCCGGCAAGAATCCGCGCGAGATCGCGACCATCCTGCAGGGCGCAATTGCTTCCATCGCAGGAGTCGCCAAGGTAGATATAGCAGGTCCCGGTTTTATCAACATCACATTGGACCGCGCCAGCCAAGCTGAACTTGTTCGCACCATTCTTACTAATAAATATGAATACGGTCGTGGCCTTGCGCTCGCCGGCGTAAAGATCAACCTCGAATTTATTAGCGCCAACCCAACTGGGCCTTTGCACTTAGGTCACACTCGTTGGGCAGCAGTCGGTGATTCACTCGGTCGCGTTCTTAGCGCAGCAGGTGCACAAGTCACTCGCGAGTTTTATATCAACGATCGTGGTCGTCAGATGGATCTCTTCGGTCAATCTGTTCAAGCTGCCGCTCTAGGTAAGCCAATTCCTGAAGATGGTTACCAAGGAAATTACATCGCAGACCTTGCGAAAGAAGTTGTCGCTGCAAACCCAGCTATTTCAACGAGTGAAGAATTTCGCGAAGCTGCTTACAAAGTTCAGCTCACGCAACAGCAGAGTGTTCTCGAAACTTTCCATACTGTCTTTGATGTTTGGTTCTCTGAGCGCTCGCTCCACGAATCAGGAGCCGTTGAACACGCTCTCGAAAAACTTCGCCAACAAGGCCACGTCTTCGAACAAGATGGCGCTGTCTGGCTACGTACAACAGATTTTGGTGATGATAAAGATCGCGTAATTCTTAAGGAAGATGGCGACCTCACATACTTCGCATCAGATACTGCTTATTACATCAATAAGCGCGAACGTGGCTTCGATATCTGTATATATATGTTGGGCGCAGATCATCATGGATATATCCATCGACTTAAAGCAACTGCTGCATGTGCAGGAGATGATGCTAATTACAACGTGGAAATCATGATTGGTCAGCTTGTAAAAATTATGGAAGGCGGCGAAGAACTTAAGCTTTCAAAGCGCGCCGGCACCATCATTACTCTTGAAGAACTCGTTGAAAAAGTTGGCGTTGATGCAGCGCGCTACACCTTGATTCGCTACCCGGTAAATACGCCGATGGTGATGGATATCGATATCTTGCGTCGCAATACCAATGAGAACCCTGTCTATTACGTGCAGTATGCACATGCACGAATTGCAGCAGTTCTGCGTAACACTGCCGAACTTGGAATCAAATCTGATCTTGGCTCATTTGATCCTTCACAACTTTCGCATGATCGCGAGAATGAATTACTTGGAGCACTCGCCGAGTATCCAAACGTGGTTGCTAGCGCTGCTGAATTCCGCGAGCCACATCGCGTAGCTCGTTACCTCGAAGAACTTGC
Encoded proteins:
- the argS gene encoding arginine--tRNA ligase gives rise to the protein MPSLADQLAADIQAALAEAFSKGLIEGSAPESITLERPKNRDHGDYATSIALQLAKAAGKNPREIATILQGAIASIAGVAKVDIAGPGFINITLDRASQAELVRTILTNKYEYGRGLALAGVKINLEFISANPTGPLHLGHTRWAAVGDSLGRVLSAAGAQVTREFYINDRGRQMDLFGQSVQAAALGKPIPEDGYQGNYIADLAKEVVAANPAISTSEEFREAAYKVQLTQQQSVLETFHTVFDVWFSERSLHESGAVEHALEKLRQQGHVFEQDGAVWLRTTDFGDDKDRVILKEDGDLTYFASDTAYYINKRERGFDICIYMLGADHHGYIHRLKATAACAGDDANYNVEIMIGQLVKIMEGGEELKLSKRAGTIITLEELVEKVGVDAARYTLIRYPVNTPMVMDIDILRRNTNENPVYYVQYAHARIAAVLRNTAELGIKSDLGSFDPSQLSHDRENELLGALAEYPNVVASAAEFREPHRVARYLEELAGVYHGFYADCRVLPMGDEAIAPIHSARAALCAATMQVLANGLDLLGVSAPERM